Proteins from a genomic interval of Vanacampus margaritifer isolate UIUO_Vmar chromosome 4, RoL_Vmar_1.0, whole genome shotgun sequence:
- the LOC144050735 gene encoding uncharacterized protein LOC144050735 isoform X1, giving the protein MLGFTRNRTRKRSFVWDYFNHVNPESVVCRLCRNTLFKREQGSTTGMWRHLRTRHPTEAAMAAKRERRGTSILSDHEQQPMEIGKAQVVVELEDENGDRTSVKEDDIDSVMNGILEAVQGEKPGEAVLEAVGDPCPSSGKYHQRNRIWKHFEPLGSLNAAQCLICKKKIMCTEGKPNNLYRHMAKTHPQVNPRSGEAVNEAHVNSELNGIQGADQGEPAAAVQEEVMVKNLSKSHRRSSIWKLFETLGSLDVAQCLTCKKKIRCPDGKTSNLHRHVSKSHPHAYRRLGKALTPAKIKTPSHSSGVHQEFTCPVEGTDEEEIADIYLLSDMVQFSKETTADRRIFRRERELIEALRRTQKEEAKALEHQRKLVERLRAVNAREAGMEKEQIESLRRAQQEEAKDLMRQREELEAERAKQKMRWEELEQEKKQLLLLCKEPATLALDSHQQ; this is encoded by the exons ATGTTAGGTTTTACGAGAAACAGGACTCGTAAAAGAAGTTTCGTTTGGGATTATTTCAATCACGTCAATCCCGAATCGGTTGTATGTCGCCTATGCAGAAACACACTCTTTAAACGCGAACAAGGTAGCACCACGGGAATGTGGAGACATCTGCGGACACGTCATCCAACCGAGGCGGCCATGGCAGCCAAAAGAGAAAGACGGGGAACCTCCATTTTATCTGACCATGAACAGCAGCCAATGGAAATTGGCAAAGCGCAAG TGGTGGTGGAACTAGAGGATGAAAATGGTGACCGCACCTCTGTGAAGGAAGATGACATTGATTCTGTGATGAATGGCATCCTTGAAGCTGTACAAGGAGAAAAGCCAGGAGAGGCAGTACTAGAAGCGGTCGGGGATCCATGTCCGTCGAGCGGTAAATATCACCAGCGCAACAGAATCTGGAAACATTTTGAGCCTTTGGGAAGTTTGAATGCTGCTCAGTGTTTGATTTGCAAGAAGAAGATAATGTGCACTGAGGGCAAGCCTAACAACCTGTACCGACACATGGCAAAGACCCACCCGCAAGTGAATCCCCGATCGGGTGAAGCTGTGAATGAAGCGCATGTTAATTCTGAGTTAAACGGTATCCAAGGAGCAGACCAAGGAGAACCTGCGGCAGCAGTACAGGAAGAAGTCATGgtcaaaaatctgagtaaatcCCACCGACGCAGTTCAATCTGGAAACTTTTTGAGACTTTGGGCAGTTTGGATGTTGCTCAATGTTTGACTTGCAAAAAGAAGATTAGGTGTCCAGACGGAAAGACCAGCAACCTGCATCGACATGTGTCAAAGAGCCACCCGCATGCGTATCGGCGACTGGGCAAGGCACTGACGCCAGCAAAAATCAAAACGCCATCACATAGTTCCGGCGTTCATCAGGAGTTCACATGTCCAGTAGAGGGAACGGATGAGGAAGAAATTGCAG ATATTTATCTTCTTTCAGATATGGTCCAGTTTTCAAAGGAAACCACAGCAGATAGGCGCATTTTCAGAAGGGAACGGGAGTTGATCGAAGCATTGAGAAGGACGCAGAAGGAGGAGGCCAAGGCTCTGGAACATCAGAGGAAGCTTGTTGAGCGTCTGCGGGCTGTCAACGCCAGAGAGGCCGGCATGGAGAAGGAGCAAATTGAGTCTCTCAGGAGAGCGCAGCAGGAGGAAGCCAAAGACTTGATGAGACAAAGAGAAGAGCTGGAGGCAGAAAGGGCCAAGCAGAAGATGAGGTGGGAGGAGCTTGAGCAGGAAAAGAAACAGTTGCTGTTGCTCTGCAAAGAACCTGCAACTCTAGCTTTGGATTCCCAccaacaataa
- the gfod2 gene encoding glucose-fructose oxidoreductase domain-containing protein 2 → MLPGVGVFGTGSTARVLVPMLKAEGFEVHALWGRSEEEARSLAKELGIPFHTSRSDDVLLHQDVDLVCIYIPPSMTRQIAVKALGIGKNVVSEKAATAVDSFQMVNAARYYPQLLSIMGNTLRFLPTFAAMRQLLVEGYVGEVQVCDVRVYGPSLLDQSYGWTCEDLMGGGGLHTVGSAIIDLLSYLTGTRAQRVHGLLRTFVQQNDRIRGIRRVTSDDFCFFQMLMGPCSGGVCCTVTLNFNMPGSFLHEVMVVGSTGRLVARGTELYGQRNGSQREELLLGDGGWAGPDVKDVPLPHLLGLGAMVKALRQSFQAHQERRLWARGPVAMAPTFEDGLYVQTVVEAVKRSSCSGEWECVEIMSKEPDPNHNLCEALQRNKN, encoded by the exons ATGCTGCCGGGAGTGGGTGTATTTGGGACAGGAAGCACAGCCCGGGTGCTGGTCCCTATGCTAAAAGCTGAGGGCTTCGAGGTCCATGCGCTCTGGGGGAGGAGCGAAGAGGAAGCACGCAGCCTGGCGAAGGAGCTCGGTATCCCGTTTCACACGAGTCGGTCTGATGACGTCCTGCTACACCAAGATGTTGACCTTGTTTGCATCTATATTCCACCCTCAATGACACGGCAGATTGCTGTCAAAGCACTGG GCATAGGTAAGAACGTCGTCAGCGAGAAAGCTGCGACTGCTGTGGATTCTTTTCAGATGGTGAACGCAGCCAGGTATTACCCCCAGCTGCTCAGCATCATGGGTAACACACTGCGATTCCTTCCCACTTTTGCGGCCATGCGGCAGCTACTGGTCGAGGGATATGTGGGCGAAGTGCAGGTATGTGACGTGCGCGTGTACGGCCCCAGCCTCCTGGACCAGTCGTACGGCTGGACGTGTGAGGACCTGATGGGAGGCGGGGGCCTGCACACGGTGGGCTCGGCCATCATCGACCTTTTAAGCTACCTGACCGGGACGCGGGCCCAGCGCGTTCACGGCCTGCTGCGCACTTTCGTACAGCAAAATGACCGAATCAGAGGCATCCGACGGGTCACCAGCGACGACTTTTGTTTCTTTCAAATGTTGATGGGGCCGTGCTCGGGCGGCGTGTGCTGCACCGTGACGCTCAACTTCAACATGCCGGGTTCCTTTTTGCATGAGGTGATGGTGGTCGGATCCACGGGGAGATTGGTGGCCAGGGGGACGGAACTGTACGGTCAGCGCAACGGGAGCCAACGCGAGGAGCTGTTACTCGGCGACGGCGGCTGGGCGGGACCCGACGTGAAAGACGTTCCTTTGCCCCACCTGCTGGGGTTGGGCGCCATGGTCAAAGCCTTGAGACAGTCCTTCCAGGCACACCAGGAGCGCAGGTTGTGGGCGCGCGGGCCGGTTGCCATGGCACCCACCTTCGAGGACGGCCTGTACGTACAGACGGTAGTAGAGGCCGTGAAACGGTCCAGCTGTAGCGGCGAGTGGGAGTGTGTTGAGATCATGAGCAAAGAGCCCGATCCCAACCACAATTTGTGTGAGGCTCTGCAGAGAAATAAGAACTAA
- the LOC144050735 gene encoding uncharacterized protein LOC144050735 isoform X2 encodes MLGFTRNRTRKRSFVWDYFNHVNPESVVCRLCRNTLFKREQGSTTGMWRHLRTRHPTEAAMAAKRERRGTSILSDHEQQPMEIGKAQVVVELEDENGDRTSVKEDDIDSVMNGILEAVQGEKPGEAVLEAVGDPCPSSGKYHQRNRIWKHFEPLGSLNAAQCLICKKKIMCTEGKPNNLYRHMAKTHPQVNPRSGEAVNEAHVNSELNGIQGADQGEPAAAVQEEVMVKNLSKSHRRSSIWKLFETLGSLDVAQCLTCKKKIRCPDGKTSNLHRHVSKSHPHAYRRLGKALTPAKIKTPSHSSGVHQEFTCPVEGTDEEEIADMVQFSKETTADRRIFRRERELIEALRRTQKEEAKALEHQRKLVERLRAVNAREAGMEKEQIESLRRAQQEEAKDLMRQREELEAERAKQKMRWEELEQEKKQLLLLCKEPATLALDSHQQ; translated from the exons ATGTTAGGTTTTACGAGAAACAGGACTCGTAAAAGAAGTTTCGTTTGGGATTATTTCAATCACGTCAATCCCGAATCGGTTGTATGTCGCCTATGCAGAAACACACTCTTTAAACGCGAACAAGGTAGCACCACGGGAATGTGGAGACATCTGCGGACACGTCATCCAACCGAGGCGGCCATGGCAGCCAAAAGAGAAAGACGGGGAACCTCCATTTTATCTGACCATGAACAGCAGCCAATGGAAATTGGCAAAGCGCAAG TGGTGGTGGAACTAGAGGATGAAAATGGTGACCGCACCTCTGTGAAGGAAGATGACATTGATTCTGTGATGAATGGCATCCTTGAAGCTGTACAAGGAGAAAAGCCAGGAGAGGCAGTACTAGAAGCGGTCGGGGATCCATGTCCGTCGAGCGGTAAATATCACCAGCGCAACAGAATCTGGAAACATTTTGAGCCTTTGGGAAGTTTGAATGCTGCTCAGTGTTTGATTTGCAAGAAGAAGATAATGTGCACTGAGGGCAAGCCTAACAACCTGTACCGACACATGGCAAAGACCCACCCGCAAGTGAATCCCCGATCGGGTGAAGCTGTGAATGAAGCGCATGTTAATTCTGAGTTAAACGGTATCCAAGGAGCAGACCAAGGAGAACCTGCGGCAGCAGTACAGGAAGAAGTCATGgtcaaaaatctgagtaaatcCCACCGACGCAGTTCAATCTGGAAACTTTTTGAGACTTTGGGCAGTTTGGATGTTGCTCAATGTTTGACTTGCAAAAAGAAGATTAGGTGTCCAGACGGAAAGACCAGCAACCTGCATCGACATGTGTCAAAGAGCCACCCGCATGCGTATCGGCGACTGGGCAAGGCACTGACGCCAGCAAAAATCAAAACGCCATCACATAGTTCCGGCGTTCATCAGGAGTTCACATGTCCAGTAGAGGGAACGGATGAGGAAGAAATTGCAG ATATGGTCCAGTTTTCAAAGGAAACCACAGCAGATAGGCGCATTTTCAGAAGGGAACGGGAGTTGATCGAAGCATTGAGAAGGACGCAGAAGGAGGAGGCCAAGGCTCTGGAACATCAGAGGAAGCTTGTTGAGCGTCTGCGGGCTGTCAACGCCAGAGAGGCCGGCATGGAGAAGGAGCAAATTGAGTCTCTCAGGAGAGCGCAGCAGGAGGAAGCCAAAGACTTGATGAGACAAAGAGAAGAGCTGGAGGCAGAAAGGGCCAAGCAGAAGATGAGGTGGGAGGAGCTTGAGCAGGAAAAGAAACAGTTGCTGTTGCTCTGCAAAGAACCTGCAACTCTAGCTTTGGATTCCCAccaacaataa
- the thap11 gene encoding THAP domain-containing protein 11: MPGFTCCVPGCYSNSHRDRDLRFYTFPKDTTQRELWLRNISRAGVSGCFSTFQPTTGHRVCSVHFVGGRKTYSIRVPSLFPLRGVNERRSRRGRGKKLSTTAAAAPAGATTGVVINTVLGNTAEGAEANAGGEAIDDSITVVQIGQNGEYLGTARLPVATEAPVDASTEFTAVAADNPSSAEAQQTVVQYVSVTSSPLDHSYSLTTGTTSAELLRKLNEQRDIIALMEVKMKEMKATIRQLRVMEAKLQEEVRERDRLLSGHPVPLNVNKKI; the protein is encoded by the coding sequence ATGCCTGGATTCACCTGCTGTGTCCCCGGCTGCTACAGCAATTCGCATCGCGACCGGGACCTGCGCTTCTACACATTTCCGAAGGACACCACGCAAAGAGAGTTGTGGCTGAGGAACATCTCCCGGGCCGGGGTCAGCGGCTGTTTCAGCACCTTCCAACCCACCACGGGGCATCGGGTTTGCAGCGTGCACTTCGTGGGTGGAAGGAAAACCTACAGCATCCGTGTGCCGTCGCTTTTCCCCCTGAGGGGTGTAAACGAGCGCAGAAGTCGGCGGGGCAGAGGTAAGAAGTTGTCCACGACGGCGGCTGCAGCACCCGCCGGAGCCACCACCGGGGTCGTCATCAACACCGTGCTGGGCAACACGGCCGAGGGCGCCGAGGCCAACGCCGGCGGCGAGGCCATCGATGACAGCATCACGGTGGTGCAAATCGGCCAAAACGGAGAGTATCTGGGCACCGCACGACTGCCAGTGGCGACGGAGGCGCCCGTCGACGCTTCAACCGAATTCACCGCGGTCGCCGCGGACAACCCCTCCTCGGCGGAGGCGCAGCAGACTGTCGTGCAGTACGTCAGCGTGACCAGCAGCCCTTTGGACCACTCGTACTCGCTGACCACCGGCACCACGTCGGCCGAGCTGCTGCGTAAACTCAACGAGCAGCGGGACATCATCGCCCTCATGGAGGTGAAGATGAAGGAGATGAAGGCCACCATCCGCCAGCTGCGGGTGATGGAGGCCAAGCTGCAGGAGGAGGTGCGTGAGCGGGACCGGCTGCTGAGCGGCCATCCGGTGCCTCTGAACGTCAACAAGAAAATCTAG